The segment AAGGTTGGTGACGCGATTCGCAATTCACCGGCACAAGAGATTGAAAAAAATGTCCTCGCCATGATGAATCAGGGATTTCAGAAAATGGATTTGGTGACTCGCGAAGAGTTTGAGTTGCAATCTAAAGTACTAGCCAAGACTAGAGAAAAATTAGAGGCCCTAGAAGCTAAAGTTGCTGCACTAGAAAAATCCTAAGCTAAATATTTAGCTTACTCAGGATGAAATTCATCAAAGAAGTTAGCGTACATCTCTTCTAAGAAAAACTTTTTTGCATCCACACGCGCTGGTGCAGTATGCAAAACCGATACTTGGTAAATATGAATTCCGCCATCAGCAGCTGCTCTAGTGATCCAGCGAACACGCATAGACTGCTCAGAGGCTCCCGTAGAGGCAAACTCTAAAAAATAATCTTTAGTCGGTAATTTCTGGCGACCAATGGTTTGATAAAACGCATCCGCACTGACGTCATCTTGTGAGTCTACATTAGCTCTCTTAAAAATATTGTCCTGCATTTGCTCAAGCAACTTTGCTTGTAATGGAATTTGATCTTTACTTAAGGTAACGGTACTCACTGAGTAAATATCATCATCAATTTTGACAGCCTCGAGTGATTGAGGAATCTCTTGGCCCTCATACGGCAAACGTCGATCCATCTTCTCAGGTTTACCAGGAAACAAAGCGTTGTAACCCTCTTGCGGAGATTGCACTGTGCGCCAATCCAACTTGGGGCTACAAGCGACAAGCATCAATACTGCCGTCAACAATACTCCCAGCCTTTGTATAAATAGCTTAGACAATGCCTGCCCCATGTGCCTGCTGATCCGCATGGTAGCTCGACCGCACCATTGCACCGACTGCTGCATGCGAAAAGCCCATGGCATAAGCCTCTTCTTCAAAGCGCTTGAAGGTATCTGGATGCACATAACGGCGCACAGGCAAGTGATGCCCCGAAGGCGCGAGATACTGACCAATAGTGAGCATATCAATATTGTGATCACGCATATCCCGCATGACTTCTAAAATTTCCTCATCTGTCTCACCCAAACCCACCATCAATCCACTCTTAGTGGGGATGTGGGGAAAACGCTCTTTAAAGTCCTTCAATAACTTCAAAGAATGTGCATAGTCAGCACCAGGTCGCGCCTCTTTATAAAGCCGGGGAACAGTTTCTAAATTGTGATTCATCACATCAGGCAGGCCGGCTGGCGCATGCTCTGAAAAAATATCTAACGCTTTATCTAAGCGCCCACGAAAATCGGGAACCAAAACCTCAATGCAGGTATTAGGGGAAAGGTCTCTAGATTGAGAGATGCAATCGACATAATGCATTGCGCCGCCATCACGCAGATCATCACGATCAACACTAGTAATGACAACGTAATTTAATTTGAGTGCGGCAATCGTGCGAGCCAAGTTTGCAGGCTCTTTAACATCCAAGGGATCCGGCCTACCGTGGCCAACATCGCAGAATGGGCAACGACGGGTACATTTATCACCCATGATCATGAAGGTCGCAGTGCCTTTACCAAAGCACTCACCAATATTAGGGCAGCTAGCTTCTTCGCAAACGGTGACCAACTCATTCTCGCGCAAGATTTTTTTGATCTCCGTAAAGCGTGAATTACCTGAAGCGGCCTTTACCCGAATCCAGTCAGGCTTCTTGAGCACCTCTTGCATAGGAATAATCTTGATGGGAATACGCGCAGTCTTTTCGCTAGACTTTTGCTTGCGAGAAGCGTCGTACGTCACATCCTGACGAGCGTGGGCAGTTGATTCAATATCGGGCTTGTTGGTGGTCATGATGTAATCAGTTGCTTTTGCAAATGCCCTAAGAGGGTTTGACTAATAATGTCCATATTGTCCTTGATCCCAAGGGATTGCATATCAATCGTTCTTAAGCCCTCATAGCCACAAGGGTGGATGCGGGCAAAAGCATCGAGATCAGTATCTACGTTAAGCGCAAGGCCATGATAAGAACAGCCTTTGGAGACTTTAAGCCCCAAAGCGGCAATTTTGGACCCCCAGTACTCTGGCGCTATACCTTGAGTCTGGGTAATGTAGATACCAGGGGCCCCAGAATGCCTTTCTGCGGTTATCCCATAATCAGCAAGCGTATCAACCAAGGCTTGCTCGATTTTGAAAACCAACTCTTTTACAAAGATACCCAACCTTCTCAAATCTAGCAGCAGATAGACCACAACCTGGCCTGGGCCGTGATAGGTAATCTCTCCACCTCGATCAACCTGTACCAGGGGAATTTGATTGCTCGGAGAATGCAAATTACTGGGATCGCCTGCCAAGCCTAAAGTAAAAACGGGCGGATGCTCGAGTAGCCAAATTTCATCGGGCGTATCAGCATTACGCCCTTGCGTAAATTCACGCATTGCTTGGTAAGTTGATTCATAGTCAACCAGTCCTAAGCGCTTAACTAGCAAAGTCATGCAAGTGAATTAGAGAACAATACTCACCAATGGGTGCGTAGAGAGCGTGCGGTAGAGCTCATCTAATTGCTCGCGACTCGTGGCGGTAATCGGCAGCGTAATACCCAAGTAATTACCGTCTTTTGATGGTCTTTGCTCAACTTTGCTCTCATCAAACGTGGGATCAAATTGATGGGCAATATGCAAAATCGCAGGAAGGTATTCAGGGTTAGACTTTCCCATTACTTTAATTGGAAACTCGGAGGGGTATTCAATGAGGGATTTTCTATCTTCAGTCATTCTTTTCTCTAACTATTTTTTTAATCAATCTATTTCAAGCTTAGCCATTGCGATGATCAGGCATACCTAACCAAGCGCCAGTGATAATGTTACGAATGCAATGCAAGCGGCGATGAAAAAAATGGTCTGCGCCCGGCACCACTTGAACCGTTAACTCCTGTGGTCGCGCCCAATTGAGTACATCGATTAACGGAATCGTTTCATCTAGCTCACCATGAATCAAAATGGTATCCGCTGGTACCAGAGCCAACTCCCACTTTCCTGCCGCGCTACCTACCATCACAAAACGCTCTGCTGGACGGCCAAGCTCAGCCAATCTTTGTACCAAGTGCGTTCCTACATAACTGCCAAATGAAAAACCGGAGACCACGAGGGGCAGCGTATTGACTGAATGAATCCACGCTTGGCCTGTCGCCGCCTCAAATTGTGCCCAGCTTGATGGTGTCCTCATCCAATCGGTCACATGGAGTAAATCATCGACTTCGCCAATACCATCATCATGCACGCCAGCAGTTGCACCTACACCCCGAAAATTCGGTCGCACACTGACATAGCCCAACTGATTAAAGGCTCTTGCCATGGTTTGAGCAACTTTGTTATCCATTGTCCCACCCATGAGAGGGTGTGGGTGTGCCACCAGCGCCAAGCCTCTTAATGGGAAATCTGGATTCGTTTTTAATTCGTCAGGTAAATCGATGGACATCTCAATTTGTCCAACGACGCCTTCAATGTGAATAATTTTTGTACGGCTATTCATGAATAAAACTTTCGCAGCAATTTAAACCAACTGAAGACGCTCTACTGGACGCCCCAAAATTAAATGGGATTGAATAATTTCTTCGACATCTTCAGTATCTACAAAGGTATACCAAATACCTTCTGGATATACCACCATAACGGGGCCATCAGCACAGCGATCTAAACATCCCGCTTTATTCACTCGCACTTTTCCAGGGCCACTTAAACCCAATTCTTTCACACGATTTTTTGCATACTCAAATAGCGCAAATGCATTGTGTTGATCACAACAATCTGAGCCATTGTTGCGTTTATTCAGGCAGAAAAATAAATGGTTCTTAAAGCTCATAAATAATATTCATTAGGAAGTTAAATTTAATGCCGCCCTATTACGAACAGCCCAAAATAAAGCCAATGGCAACCATACCACTGAAACCCATTGCATTAATTCATTAAAGTGCAAAAGTCGCCCTTGGTTCCAATGTCTTAATGTCAGCAGAAAGTAAGGATTATCCGGCAAAAGATTAATTGCCAAGGTAGCACTGAGCAGGAAAATGATGGCAAGCCAAAACTTGGTGATTCCCGTGAGTGATAAGGTCCATTTCAACAAAATACTGCCAAATACCATTCCCCAGAGTGCACCGGCAGTCAACCACAGCAAACTGAACTCGGAACCAAATTGCAAAGCAGTAAAAACAATCTTAATCATCACTGTTAGTAACAGAAGGCTAATGAGGATTTTCCATTGGGGCGCTTTAGGGCGCATACCTAAGGAGAGCAAAAGTCCCACACCCAACCAACAGAGTGCTGTGATAACAGCCTCTTGGACAACATGGTTAATAACCATAGTCCCCCAATCAACGGATGCAAAGATGGCATGACCCCAAACACCAGTCCCTAACCATGAACTTTGCGGGTAGATTTGCGACCAAGGAAATAGCAGAAATAAAGCACATGCCGCCCAATGGATGCCAAACCACTGGTCAAAGCGTTTGCGAATGATGCTGCCAGAAAGCCACTGGGGACCCAAAGGGATGGCTAGCAAAGCCCCTAGTAAGCCTCCCGATACATTGGCCCACCAATCCATCTGGCTTGGAATGCGGGTTGGCAACCAAGTTTGTAGCGATTCGACACTGAAAGCCAAAAGAGCACTACATCCCAAGGCTACCCCCAAAGCAACAAAATTACGCCATCGTGGGTAGCATGCAAATACCAGCAAGAATCCCAAGGGGATATAAGCCAATATATTCACAGATACATCAAATAGGGTGATAAATCGGGGTAAGGGCGCGTTTAGCCAGGCCCATCCTGAGATGCCATTGTGAATATTGAAATCAAAGGGGGTGAGACTGACATAAATGATTAATAAGGCATAGCTCAAACTGATGGCTCGAGCTAAGGGCATGGCCTGTAGAGGCCAAACAAACTTGCGAGGACGCTGGTCTTCCTGATGCATCCCCCAATTCTAGGTCAGACCTTTCTACAATGTGGAAATGAATTGGAATTGCATCCTAGAGCGCGTCGCCACCACCAAATCAACCAATGATGATTTGTTGGAGCGCTGGCGTGCTGGCGAACTTATTGACCCTGTAGCTAGAATTGCCCAGGAGCAAACTGCTGGTAAGGGCAGAGCTGGCCGAATCTGGCATGCCAAACCCGAAGACACACTTTGCTTTTCTTTGGCCTATCCATTTCACTGCCGCCCAAACGAGCTTAGTGGCCTGAGTCTTGTCATCGGCCTTGCCGTCATTACAGGCATCTCCCAAGCACTTGGTATCAATCAAACGAGGCTCCACCAATTAGGTTTAAGACTCAAATGGCCCAATGATCTCTTGCTAAATAATGCCAAACTCGGCGGGGTTTTGATTGAGGGTGGCCAAACATCCCCTCATTCGCCAAGTTGGATGATTATTGGGCTTGGACTTAATCTTCGAAATGCACACCAAATAGCTAAAAATATTTCAAGTCCATCCTCACTTGGCGTAGCAGCTCTTGATCAACTGATTGCTGAGACCAATGCACTACCTGAAAATGAATATATTTGGCTTAAGCTGATTGAGTCATTTGAAATACACCTCACTAAATTTAGCAAGCATGGCTTTCAGTATTTTAAAAATGAGTGGCTGCACTGGGATGCTTTTGCTAATCAGGCTGTAACTATTTCGGGGGCAGGCAAGGAAGAGATTCATGGGATTAGTACAGGCGTAGACGATAATGGCGCCTTGCTACTGAATCAAGATGGTCACACGCTGGGGATACATGCTGGCGATGTCTCCTTAAGAGCCCAATTATGAGTCTATATTTATTATTCGATATTGGTAACACTCGCCTCAAATGGGCTGCGGTTGATTCCGCCCAAAATATTGCGGATCGTCAAAAAAAGCTGTGGGCCTACTCTGGATCAATCAATACGCGATCTTTAGATTCACTCGAGTTGCGTACAGAGTTATCCGATTACATTTCCAAAACAATACCTAAGCCAGATGCGATTGGATTTTGCTGCGTTGCTGGTGATGCAGCCCTTGCAAATATTCAAAGTCTCTTTCCGCAGTGGCACGACATTACTTGGAAACAGCTAAAAGGGGATAGTCCATATGAGGGTATGCGCTCTCTCTACGCAGAGCCAGCCAAGCTGGGCCCTGACCGATGGGCCGCCCTCATTGGCGCGAGAGCACTCTCTAAAACTAACTCCTTACTGATTAATACTGGCACAGCAACCACCATTGATCTACTAGGCGCTAACGGCGTGCATTACGGTGGATGGATTTTGCCTGGCCTAGGATTAATGCAAGAAAGTTTGCAAAATAAAACTGCAGGGCTACCCCTAGCGGAACGTCTGAATACTCACACAACAGAAGTTGAATTCGGCACTAGTACTAATGATGCGATTATTGGCGGATGTGATGCCGCTCAAATTGGCGCCATTCTTTATGCGTATCAACTGGCAAAAGAGATGAATCACCCCGTTCAACGTATTTGGCTTGATGGCGGTAACGCCAAGATCTTGGTAAACGAGATCAAAAAAAATCGAGCCCTGATGACCCTCCCAATTGAGCCTATTGAAGGCTTAGTGCTTCGCGGTCTATGGGCTTGGTTGACTCAAAATCTCTCGTAAATTATTGCCCAATAAAAGACTATTGCTTGCGAATTTTTCCGAGCAAAGTAGTGGTGGAACGCTCATATAAAAATGGGATTGCAATGGCTTTTCCACCCCATGTTTTTACCAAGCGTGTTTCATCCAAAGTATCGATTTCATAATCGCCGCCCTTAACGTAGATATCCGGACGAATTTGGGCAATCAAGTTCACTGGAGTCTGCTCAGTAAATAAAACCGTCATATCAACGCTAGCAAGCGCCGCGAGCAGGGCTTGGCGATCAGCCTCAGTATTAATCGGCCTATCATCTCCTTTACCAAGCATTTTTACGGAAGCATCGGAATTCACGCCAACCACCAGACTCGCGCCCAACTCTCTGGCCTGCGCCAAATAGCTAGCGTGTCCACGATGCAAAATATCAAATACCCCGTTAGTAAATACCAACGGCCTAGGAAGTGAAGCAATCCGAGTCTCTAAGTCCCCCAAGGGGCATACTTTGGACTCGAATGAAGGTAAGGGAAGTGAGCTCATAACGTCATATTAATAGTAATGAGCCAGTGCCAACGATATTTGTCAGAATGTCTTAGACTTAGACATACCCCAATCTTTAAAGGTTCAACATGATTTGCCACTTGGCACGATGGTCTCTAGCACTTTTATTGCTGGTGCCCCCCATAACACTGGTTAATGCAGCCCCAGCAAGTTGCAGCCCCCTGCTATCACACACCTTTCTAAGGCTGCAGGATGAGGCACCCCAAAATCTATGCCAGTACCAAGGAAAAGTCGTCTTGGTTGTTAATACTGCCAGCTATTGCGGTTTTACCAGCCAATATGATGGCTTAGAAAAACTGTATGCAAAATATAAAGATCGTGGCCTAGTCGTCTTAGGCTTTCCATCGAATGACTTTGGGCAACAAGAACCTGGTAGCAATAAAGAAATTGCAGATTTCTGCAAAAATACCTATGACGTGAAGTTTCCGATGTTCGCTAAAAGTTCTGTCAGCGGACCCAATCCAAATCCTTTATTTAAGATGCTCATTGCGAAGACTGGTACCACTCCAAAATGGAACTTTTATAAGTATCTAATTGATAGAAATGGTAAGGTTGTTGACTCATTTGGCAGCCTAACGCAACCAAATAGCAATAGTATTACTGGTGAAATTGAAAAACTGCTTGGAGAAAAAATTAGTGGCTAAGAAAAAAGTTGCCATTGTTGGCGCCGGTATTTCTGGCCTAGGTTGTGCATATGCATTACGACAAAACCCAGATTTAGAGATCACTATCTTTGAGGCTGGCAAACATATTGGTGGTCATAGCAATACAGTTGATATCACGCTAAATACTAGCAATGGTCAAATGACTTATGGTGTAGATACTGGTTTTCTGGTATTTAATCGCAAGACCTATCCTCGCTTAGTGAGGCTTTTTGAAGAAATTGGTGTGCCCATTGCACCCTCTGAAATGTCTTTTTCAGTATCGATTGATGCCTCCCAAAAATCAGGCAGAAATCAAAAAATTGAATGGGCTGGCAATGATCTCAATTCCTTTTTTGGACAGCGCTCTAATCTGCTATCGCCCTCATTTTGGCGGATGGCGTATGACATTCTCCGCTTTAATCGTTTAGCGACAAAATTAGCAGAAGAGCAAATCTCAGACAAACTCGAGTATTCCGAGCCGGATGAACGTATCAAGGATTTTTTAGATCGCAATCGTTTTAGCCCTAGCTTTAGAGAAAATTATTTCTTGCCGATGATTGGCGCTATTTGGTCATGCTCAGTCGAGCAAATGCTGGAGTTTCCCATTCAAACGATGGTTCGCTTTTGCCATAACCATGGTCTATTGCAAATTCAGAATCGCCCGCAGTGGCTCACCATCAAAGGCGGATCTCGCGAGTACGTCAAACTCTTGCTTGCAGCTCTAGAGCAATCTCATGTCAAAGTCATGCGTGAGCCTGTTTTGAGGGTGAATGCCAGCAAGGAAGAGAATGGCTTAGTGGAGCTCATCAGCGCATCAGGATCTCAATGGTTTGATGAGGTTGTTATGGCATGTCATAGCGATCAAACCCTTGAATTAGTGCACGGCATTAATCAAGATTCCCGAAATATTTTGGCTGCCATTCCTTATCAAAAAAATCGGGCTATTTTGCATACAGATCAACGCTTTCTGCCAAGCAGCAAAAGGTGCTGGGCAGCCTGGAATTACACCGCCAAGTCTGGTGCAACGCCCACTGCTCAACAGCACGTGAGCGTGAACTATTTAATTAATCGCTTACAACCCCTGCCCGAAGGCCTGAGGGATACACCAATTATTGTGAGCTTGAATCCGCTGACAGAACCTGATCCCCTGCTTGTACATAATGAAATTCATTACGCCCATCCTGTCTTTGATATGAAGGCTATTGCAGCACAAAAAGCCTTACCCCTGATTCAGGGAAATTCTTCCATTTGGTATTGCGGCGCATGGACTGGTTTTGGCTTTCATGAGGATGGCTTGCGTTCCGGAGAGCTGGTTGCCAAAGATTTAATAGAAAGTATTCGTCAACCACTACAAGTCAACTCCATTAAAGATACTCAGTAGATGAATGTAGCAACTATCAATTTTGGAACGGTCAAACACAAACGCTTTCGTCCAGCAAAAAATGCTTTTGGATACGGCGTTTTTACAGTGTCTATTCCGATGCGCTCTAGAGCTAAGCAGAAGACGCTCCTGACACAGCACGGTTTGGGCGACAACCAATTCAAATTATTTTCTTTTTTTGATAAAGATCATGGTCATGGCGATGCAGACAGCCTTCAGTGGATTGAGCGCATACTTACTGAAAATCACATTGACCATGTTGATGGAGAAATTTGGCTACAAACATTTCCACGCGTCCTGGGCTATGTATTTAACCCCGTTAGTTTTTGGATCTGCACTCGCGCTAATGGTCAAGTGCAGGCTGTCTTAGCTGAAGTCAACAATACATTTGGTGAGCGCCATTGCTATCTCCTACATGAGAACGACGGAAGCCCCCTGCAATCTGGGAAAACATTCGTCAGTCAAAAAGTATTTCATGTTTCTCCGTTTTGTGATGTCAGCGGTGAATATCACTTTCGCTTCTTATTTCCTCAAGATAGCAAATCGAAGAGAAATTCTGTCTGCCGTATTGAATTACACGAAGGTGACAAACCTTTAATCAATACCAGTATTAGCGGTCTATCTCAGCCTTTAAGTAGAAGGGCGCTTTACCTAGCATTTCTGCGATACCCGCTCATGAGTCTTGGAGTGATTGGCAGAATTCATTGGCAGGCATTGAAATTATGGATAAAAGGTGTACCCTTTCATTCAAAGCCTAAACCTCCTGCACTTGAGGTCACTCGATGAATCGCCCTGGTCACTCCCTACTTTCCCGCTTAAGTTTTTCTCGTCCACAAAAAAGAGAAACGAAATCTGATCAGTATCGGCTCAGCACCAATACGATCCTAGCCATGCTCGAACAATTGCGTGGCGGATATTTAACGATGACCTTGCCCAATAATGAGCTTCGGTCATTTGGTAATAGTGCTGAATCATTACATGCAGAGCTCCATATTCATGATTGGTCCGTCTTTAAACAAGTGCTCTCCCATGGAGATATTGGTTTTGCTGAAAGTTATATTCGTGGCCAATGGAATACGCCGGATTTGAAATCTTTACTTGAACTTGCCATACACAATCGTGCAATCCTTGAGAAAGCAATCTATGGCAGTTG is part of the Polynucleobacter sp. es-EL-1 genome and harbors:
- a CDS encoding accessory factor UbiK family protein — protein: MQKPGEILEQIQRIASDMQNKVGDAIRNSPAQEIEKNVLAMMNQGFQKMDLVTREEFELQSKVLAKTREKLEALEAKVAALEKS
- the lipA gene encoding lipoyl synthase; translated protein: MTTNKPDIESTAHARQDVTYDASRKQKSSEKTARIPIKIIPMQEVLKKPDWIRVKAASGNSRFTEIKKILRENELVTVCEEASCPNIGECFGKGTATFMIMGDKCTRRCPFCDVGHGRPDPLDVKEPANLARTIAALKLNYVVITSVDRDDLRDGGAMHYVDCISQSRDLSPNTCIEVLVPDFRGRLDKALDIFSEHAPAGLPDVMNHNLETVPRLYKEARPGADYAHSLKLLKDFKERFPHIPTKSGLMVGLGETDEEILEVMRDMRDHNIDMLTIGQYLAPSGHHLPVRRYVHPDTFKRFEEEAYAMGFSHAAVGAMVRSSYHADQQAHGAGIV
- the lipB gene encoding lipoyl(octanoyl) transferase LipB; translated protein: MTLLVKRLGLVDYESTYQAMREFTQGRNADTPDEIWLLEHPPVFTLGLAGDPSNLHSPSNQIPLVQVDRGGEITYHGPGQVVVYLLLDLRRLGIFVKELVFKIEQALVDTLADYGITAERHSGAPGIYITQTQGIAPEYWGSKIAALGLKVSKGCSYHGLALNVDTDLDAFARIHPCGYEGLRTIDMQSLGIKDNMDIISQTLLGHLQKQLITS
- a CDS encoding DUF493 family protein, which produces MTEDRKSLIEYPSEFPIKVMGKSNPEYLPAILHIAHQFDPTFDESKVEQRPSKDGNYLGITLPITATSREQLDELYRTLSTHPLVSIVL
- a CDS encoding alpha/beta hydrolase, whose amino-acid sequence is MNSRTKIIHIEGVVGQIEMSIDLPDELKTNPDFPLRGLALVAHPHPLMGGTMDNKVAQTMARAFNQLGYVSVRPNFRGVGATAGVHDDGIGEVDDLLHVTDWMRTPSSWAQFEAATGQAWIHSVNTLPLVVSGFSFGSYVGTHLVQRLAELGRPAERFVMVGSAAGKWELALVPADTILIHGELDETIPLIDVLNWARPQELTVQVVPGADHFFHRRLHCIRNIITGAWLGMPDHRNG
- a CDS encoding ferredoxin, encoding MSFKNHLFFCLNKRNNGSDCCDQHNAFALFEYAKNRVKELGLSGPGKVRVNKAGCLDRCADGPVMVVYPEGIWYTFVDTEDVEEIIQSHLILGRPVERLQLV
- a CDS encoding VanZ family protein; this translates as MHQEDQRPRKFVWPLQAMPLARAISLSYALLIIYVSLTPFDFNIHNGISGWAWLNAPLPRFITLFDVSVNILAYIPLGFLLVFACYPRWRNFVALGVALGCSALLAFSVESLQTWLPTRIPSQMDWWANVSGGLLGALLAIPLGPQWLSGSIIRKRFDQWFGIHWAACALFLLFPWSQIYPQSSWLGTGVWGHAIFASVDWGTMVINHVVQEAVITALCWLGVGLLLSLGMRPKAPQWKILISLLLLTVMIKIVFTALQFGSEFSLLWLTAGALWGMVFGSILLKWTLSLTGITKFWLAIIFLLSATLAINLLPDNPYFLLTLRHWNQGRLLHFNELMQWVSVVWLPLALFWAVRNRAALNLTS
- a CDS encoding biotin--[acetyl-CoA-carboxylase] ligase yields the protein MNWNCILERVATTKSTNDDLLERWRAGELIDPVARIAQEQTAGKGRAGRIWHAKPEDTLCFSLAYPFHCRPNELSGLSLVIGLAVITGISQALGINQTRLHQLGLRLKWPNDLLLNNAKLGGVLIEGGQTSPHSPSWMIIGLGLNLRNAHQIAKNISSPSSLGVAALDQLIAETNALPENEYIWLKLIESFEIHLTKFSKHGFQYFKNEWLHWDAFANQAVTISGAGKEEIHGISTGVDDNGALLLNQDGHTLGIHAGDVSLRAQL
- a CDS encoding type III pantothenate kinase — encoded protein: MSLYLLFDIGNTRLKWAAVDSAQNIADRQKKLWAYSGSINTRSLDSLELRTELSDYISKTIPKPDAIGFCCVAGDAALANIQSLFPQWHDITWKQLKGDSPYEGMRSLYAEPAKLGPDRWAALIGARALSKTNSLLINTGTATTIDLLGANGVHYGGWILPGLGLMQESLQNKTAGLPLAERLNTHTTEVEFGTSTNDAIIGGCDAAQIGAILYAYQLAKEMNHPVQRIWLDGGNAKILVNEIKKNRALMTLPIEPIEGLVLRGLWAWLTQNLS
- the rfaE2 gene encoding D-glycero-beta-D-manno-heptose 1-phosphate adenylyltransferase yields the protein MSSLPLPSFESKVCPLGDLETRIASLPRPLVFTNGVFDILHRGHASYLAQARELGASLVVGVNSDASVKMLGKGDDRPINTEADRQALLAALASVDMTVLFTEQTPVNLIAQIRPDIYVKGGDYEIDTLDETRLVKTWGGKAIAIPFLYERSTTTLLGKIRKQ
- a CDS encoding glutathione peroxidase; translated protein: MICHLARWSLALLLLVPPITLVNAAPASCSPLLSHTFLRLQDEAPQNLCQYQGKVVLVVNTASYCGFTSQYDGLEKLYAKYKDRGLVVLGFPSNDFGQQEPGSNKEIADFCKNTYDVKFPMFAKSSVSGPNPNPLFKMLIAKTGTTPKWNFYKYLIDRNGKVVDSFGSLTQPNSNSITGEIEKLLGEKISG
- a CDS encoding NAD(P)/FAD-dependent oxidoreductase, which translates into the protein MAKKKVAIVGAGISGLGCAYALRQNPDLEITIFEAGKHIGGHSNTVDITLNTSNGQMTYGVDTGFLVFNRKTYPRLVRLFEEIGVPIAPSEMSFSVSIDASQKSGRNQKIEWAGNDLNSFFGQRSNLLSPSFWRMAYDILRFNRLATKLAEEQISDKLEYSEPDERIKDFLDRNRFSPSFRENYFLPMIGAIWSCSVEQMLEFPIQTMVRFCHNHGLLQIQNRPQWLTIKGGSREYVKLLLAALEQSHVKVMREPVLRVNASKEENGLVELISASGSQWFDEVVMACHSDQTLELVHGINQDSRNILAAIPYQKNRAILHTDQRFLPSSKRCWAAWNYTAKSGATPTAQQHVSVNYLINRLQPLPEGLRDTPIIVSLNPLTEPDPLLVHNEIHYAHPVFDMKAIAAQKALPLIQGNSSIWYCGAWTGFGFHEDGLRSGELVAKDLIESIRQPLQVNSIKDTQ
- a CDS encoding DUF1365 domain-containing protein produces the protein MNVATINFGTVKHKRFRPAKNAFGYGVFTVSIPMRSRAKQKTLLTQHGLGDNQFKLFSFFDKDHGHGDADSLQWIERILTENHIDHVDGEIWLQTFPRVLGYVFNPVSFWICTRANGQVQAVLAEVNNTFGERHCYLLHENDGSPLQSGKTFVSQKVFHVSPFCDVSGEYHFRFLFPQDSKSKRNSVCRIELHEGDKPLINTSISGLSQPLSRRALYLAFLRYPLMSLGVIGRIHWQALKLWIKGVPFHSKPKPPALEVTR